A window from Fundidesulfovibrio magnetotacticus encodes these proteins:
- a CDS encoding ABC transporter substrate-binding protein, which yields MKRLAKALVALMILTLAAAPAFAGKLEDIKAKGVFTAGVKDSQQPFGFVDEKTKQIVGFEIDIMQYIADKLGVKLALKPVTSSTRIGMLTQGDVDIVAATMTHKKDREGQVDFSITYFMTGQRLLVKKDGPIKSVKDLAGKKVGSVKGSTSEQNVKKAEPTTTVVSFETYPEAFLALKQGKVEAVTTDEAILVGIKYADDKPEAWDIVGDYISPEPYGLGVVENDSKYRDFINLTLMEMWESGAYKKIYDKWFGKDTKNYIPLTWTMELWP from the coding sequence ATGAAGCGTTTGGCAAAGGCCCTCGTGGCCCTCATGATCCTGACCCTGGCGGCGGCCCCGGCGTTCGCCGGCAAGCTCGAAGACATCAAGGCCAAGGGCGTGTTCACCGCCGGCGTCAAAGACTCCCAGCAGCCTTTCGGCTTCGTCGATGAAAAAACCAAGCAGATCGTCGGCTTCGAAATCGACATCATGCAGTACATCGCCGACAAGCTGGGCGTGAAGCTGGCCCTCAAGCCCGTCACCTCCTCCACCCGCATCGGCATGCTCACCCAGGGCGACGTGGACATCGTGGCCGCCACCATGACCCACAAGAAAGACCGCGAGGGCCAGGTCGACTTCTCCATCACCTACTTCATGACCGGCCAGCGCCTGCTCGTGAAGAAAGACGGACCCATCAAGAGCGTCAAGGACCTGGCCGGCAAGAAGGTCGGCTCCGTGAAGGGCTCCACCTCCGAACAGAACGTCAAGAAGGCCGAACCCACCACCACCGTCGTCTCCTTCGAAACCTACCCCGAAGCCTTCCTGGCCCTCAAGCAGGGCAAGGTCGAAGCCGTCACCACCGACGAAGCCATCCTCGTGGGCATCAAGTACGCCGACGACAAGCCCGAAGCCTGGGACATCGTGGGCGACTACATCTCCCCCGAACCCTACGGCCTGGGCGTGGTCGAGAACGACTCCAAGTACCGCGACTTCATCAACCTGACCCTCATGGAAATGTGGGAGTCCGGCGCCTACAAGAAGATCTACGACAAGTGGTTCGGCAAGGACACCAAGAACTACATCCCCCTCACCTGGACCATGGAACTCTGGCCCTAG
- a CDS encoding ABC transporter ATP-binding protein — MSHAPLIEIRGLCKAYRRGGQVIPVLADISFDIARGEFLALMGPSGSGKSTLLNCLAGIDRIDAGSVTVDGVDIAQLGESDLARWRAATVGFIFQFYNLIPVLTALENVELPLLLTGLSRRERREHALAALDAVGLPDRASHHPAHLSGGQQQRVAIARAIVTDPAVIVADEPTGDLDRASAEDILALMERLCTDLGKTIIMVTHDPRAARQAHVLLHLDKGELSRVADPAGL, encoded by the coding sequence ATGAGCCACGCCCCGCTCATCGAGATCCGGGGGCTGTGCAAGGCCTACCGGCGCGGCGGACAGGTGATCCCCGTGCTCGCGGACATCTCCTTCGACATCGCCCGGGGGGAGTTTCTGGCGCTCATGGGGCCTTCGGGCTCGGGCAAGTCCACGCTGCTCAACTGCCTGGCGGGCATCGACCGCATCGACGCGGGCAGCGTCACCGTGGACGGCGTGGACATCGCCCAGCTGGGCGAATCGGACCTGGCGCGCTGGCGCGCGGCCACGGTGGGCTTCATCTTCCAGTTCTACAACCTCATCCCCGTGCTCACGGCCCTGGAGAACGTGGAGCTGCCGCTTCTGCTCACCGGGCTCTCCAGGCGCGAGCGCCGCGAACACGCCCTGGCCGCCCTGGACGCCGTGGGCCTGCCCGATCGCGCCAGCCACCACCCGGCCCACCTCTCGGGCGGCCAGCAGCAGCGCGTGGCCATCGCCCGGGCCATCGTCACCGACCCGGCCGTGATCGTTGCCGACGAGCCCACCGGCGACCTGGACCGCGCCAGCGCCGAAGACATCCTGGCCCTCATGGAGCGGCTGTGCACCGACCTGGGCAAGACCATCATCATGGTCACCCACGACCCGCGCGCCGCCCGTCAGGCCCATGTGCTCCTGCACCTGGACAAGGGGGAGCTCTCCCGTGTTGCTGATCCGGCTGGCCTTTAG
- a CDS encoding amino acid ABC transporter ATP-binding protein: protein MPMIEFKDVHKWYGDFHVLKGIEESVEQGEVLVICGPSGSGKSTLIRCVNRLEEYQRGTILFDGQDIHDKSVDVNLLRAEIGIVFQQFNLYPHLSVLKNITLAPLKVRKADKAEAEAMAMSLLERVGIHDQAHKFPAELSGGQQQRVAIARALAMKPKVMLFDEPTSALDPEMINEVLNVMKDLAREGMTMLCVTHEMGFAREVADRVIFMDGGEIIEAGPPQEFFKNPRHERTRAFLKEIL, encoded by the coding sequence ATGCCCATGATCGAGTTCAAGGATGTCCACAAATGGTACGGGGATTTCCACGTGCTCAAGGGTATCGAGGAGTCCGTCGAGCAGGGTGAGGTGCTGGTCATCTGCGGCCCGTCCGGGTCGGGAAAATCCACGCTGATCCGCTGCGTGAACCGCCTGGAGGAATACCAGCGCGGCACCATCCTTTTCGACGGCCAGGACATTCACGACAAATCCGTGGACGTGAACCTCCTGCGCGCCGAGATCGGCATCGTCTTCCAGCAGTTCAACCTCTACCCGCACCTCTCGGTGCTCAAGAACATCACGCTCGCCCCCCTGAAGGTCCGCAAGGCCGACAAGGCCGAGGCCGAGGCCATGGCCATGAGCCTCCTGGAGCGCGTGGGCATCCACGACCAGGCCCACAAATTCCCCGCCGAACTCTCCGGCGGCCAGCAGCAGCGCGTGGCCATCGCCCGCGCCCTGGCCATGAAGCCCAAGGTGATGCTCTTCGACGAGCCCACCTCCGCCCTCGACCCCGAGATGATCAACGAAGTGCTCAACGTCATGAAGGACCTGGCCCGCGAAGGCATGACCATGCTCTGCGTCACCCACGAGATGGGCTTCGCCCGCGAAGTGGCCGACCGTGTCATCTTCATGGACGGCGGCGAAATCATCGAGGCGGGCCCGCCCCAGGAGTTCTTCAAGAACCCCAGACACGAGCGCACTCGCGCCTTTTTGAAGGAAATCCTCTAG
- a CDS encoding ABC transporter permease, with the protein MLLIRLAFRNAFRHRLRSALTILGVMVAILAFGLLRTVIDAWHAGVEASSANRLVTRNAVSLVFTLPLAYREKIRAIPGVTQVCPGTWFGGIYVDEKNFFANFAYEPVSLLALYPELVIDDPARRDDFLKDRKGCLVGAKLAKRFGWKVGDEITLRGTIYPGDWPMTVRAVYRGGRANTDESQLFMHFAYVEESLRQSAPSRAGQAGFYLVGVQEASRAAETARAIDAQFANSPAETLTETEKAFQMGFVAMSEAIILAIRLVSYVVVAIILAVAANTMAMSARERTGEYAVLKTLGFPARTVALLIFGESLVLSLTGAGLGLALILPSARVFGRFMEDFMPVFEVSRLTLVQGGLAGLAVGVLSGIYPAFYASRVRIAQALRRVG; encoded by the coding sequence GTGTTGCTGATCCGGCTGGCCTTTAGGAACGCCTTCCGCCACCGGCTGCGCTCCGCCCTGACCATCCTGGGCGTGATGGTGGCCATCCTGGCCTTCGGGCTTCTGCGCACGGTCATCGACGCCTGGCACGCGGGCGTGGAGGCCAGCTCGGCCAACCGGCTCGTCACGCGCAACGCCGTGTCCCTGGTGTTCACGCTGCCCCTGGCCTACCGCGAGAAGATCCGGGCCATCCCCGGCGTCACCCAGGTCTGCCCGGGCACGTGGTTCGGCGGCATCTACGTGGACGAGAAGAACTTCTTCGCCAACTTCGCCTACGAGCCCGTCTCGCTGCTGGCGCTCTACCCGGAGCTGGTCATCGACGACCCGGCCCGGCGCGACGACTTCCTCAAGGACCGCAAGGGCTGCCTGGTGGGCGCGAAGCTGGCCAAACGTTTCGGCTGGAAGGTGGGCGACGAGATCACCCTGCGCGGCACCATTTACCCGGGCGACTGGCCCATGACCGTGCGCGCCGTCTACCGGGGCGGCCGGGCCAACACCGACGAGTCCCAGCTGTTCATGCACTTCGCCTACGTTGAGGAGTCGTTGCGTCAGAGCGCGCCCTCTCGGGCCGGGCAGGCGGGGTTCTACCTGGTGGGCGTGCAGGAGGCCTCCCGCGCCGCCGAGACCGCCCGGGCCATCGACGCCCAGTTCGCCAACTCCCCGGCCGAGACCCTCACCGAGACGGAAAAGGCCTTCCAGATGGGCTTCGTGGCCATGAGCGAGGCCATCATCCTGGCCATCCGGCTGGTGAGCTACGTGGTGGTGGCCATCATCCTGGCCGTGGCCGCCAACACCATGGCCATGAGCGCCCGCGAGCGCACGGGCGAGTACGCCGTGCTCAAGACCCTGGGCTTCCCGGCGCGCACGGTGGCCCTGCTCATCTTCGGGGAGTCCCTGGTGCTCTCGCTCACGGGGGCGGGGCTGGGGCTGGCGCTCATCCTGCCCTCGGCGCGGGTGTTCGGGCGCTTCATGGAGGACTTCATGCCCGTGTTCGAGGTGTCGCGGCTCACGCTGGTCCAGGGAGGCCTGGCGGGGCTGGCGGTGGGCGTGCTCTCGGGCATCTATCCGGCGTTCTACGCCTCCAGGGTTCGCATCGCCCAGGCCCTGCGCCGGGTGGGATAG
- a CDS encoding tetratricopeptide repeat protein: MTEKPDRASAQAVQGVFAAETTTTVGFGATKRRVQQVVYLYAEEKEPGVVTCTPLSQNYTPAGAPRNVTREELLAKFKPEPHIYLQKYLPAMARVERMVDDADRCREQGQLFTSEFEYKNALRLDENHIRASFGLGLTYLERGDTQNAHVVFRKLSRLEGAFDPEYKHLFNEFGIQLRKNSMHAQALGHYAKALRLSPRDEHLLLNMARALLEKGRPRPALRLVERALALRADHAAALRFKEYLDRKLGASPAPPVEMGMELIADSSLEAQGPGPSGSKGGAP; the protein is encoded by the coding sequence ATGACCGAAAAGCCGGACAGAGCCTCCGCCCAGGCCGTACAGGGGGTCTTCGCCGCCGAGACGACGACCACCGTGGGCTTCGGGGCCACGAAACGCCGCGTGCAGCAGGTGGTCTATCTATACGCCGAGGAGAAAGAGCCTGGCGTGGTGACCTGCACGCCGCTCTCGCAGAACTACACCCCGGCCGGAGCGCCCCGGAACGTCACCCGCGAGGAACTGCTGGCCAAGTTCAAGCCCGAGCCCCACATCTATCTGCAGAAATACCTGCCCGCCATGGCCCGCGTGGAGCGGATGGTGGACGACGCCGACCGCTGCCGCGAGCAGGGCCAGCTCTTCACCTCGGAATTCGAGTACAAGAACGCCCTGCGCCTGGACGAGAACCACATCCGCGCCTCCTTCGGCCTGGGGCTCACCTACCTGGAACGCGGCGACACCCAGAACGCCCACGTCGTCTTCCGCAAGCTTTCCCGTCTGGAAGGGGCCTTCGATCCCGAATACAAACACCTGTTCAACGAGTTCGGCATCCAGCTGCGCAAGAACAGCATGCACGCCCAGGCCCTGGGCCACTACGCCAAGGCCCTGCGCCTGAGCCCGCGCGACGAGCACCTGCTTCTCAACATGGCCCGGGCGCTCCTGGAAAAGGGCCGACCGCGCCCCGCCCTGCGCCTCGTGGAGAGGGCGCTCGCGCTACGGGCCGACCACGCCGCGGCCCTGCGCTTCAAGGAATACCTCGACCGCAAACTCGGCGCTTCCCCCGCGCCCCCGGTGGAGATGGGCATGGAGCTGATCGCCGATTCGTCGCTGGAGGCCCAGGGCCCCGGCCCGTCCGGCAGCAAGGGAGGCGCGCCGTGA
- a CDS encoding efflux RND transporter periplasmic adaptor subunit, which yields MNMDLDKLRIARGPSGSAPAGRRRFGRAAWTLLGLALAAAAWFFWPSTHEADLVQAGLYYPTRALTLVNATGYVVADRKASVASKVTSRLVWLGVEEGSRVTKGQVLARLESDDVEAALRQAQADVEAARFRVEQDQAELADATLNHGRFARLEKGRVVARSEYDQAQARLRKAQAAHENSRRVLEARRAALELARANVEYTVIRAPFDAVVLTKSADVGDIVTPIGASSTSKASVVTIADLGSLQVEADVSESNLSKVRAGQPVEIMLDAYGEERFPGRVHMIVPTADKTKATVLVKVRFDALDERILPQMSAKVAFLERRPEPGETAPRLAVPAKALTERGGARAVFVLREGRARLTPVTVGAGLGDMAEILSGLAAGDKVVLSPPDSLRDGDALKTAGQ from the coding sequence ATGAACATGGACCTCGACAAACTGCGCATCGCGCGGGGCCCCTCCGGGAGCGCCCCCGCCGGACGCAGGCGTTTCGGCCGCGCCGCGTGGACGCTCCTTGGACTGGCCCTGGCGGCCGCCGCATGGTTCTTCTGGCCCTCCACCCACGAGGCGGATCTCGTCCAGGCGGGGCTCTACTACCCCACGCGCGCCCTCACCCTGGTGAACGCCACGGGCTACGTGGTGGCGGACCGCAAGGCCTCCGTGGCCTCCAAGGTGACCAGCCGCCTGGTCTGGCTGGGCGTGGAGGAGGGCAGCCGCGTCACGAAGGGGCAGGTGCTGGCGCGCCTGGAGTCCGACGACGTGGAGGCCGCCCTGCGCCAGGCCCAGGCCGACGTGGAGGCCGCCCGCTTCCGCGTGGAGCAGGACCAGGCCGAGCTTGCCGACGCCACCCTGAACCACGGCCGCTTCGCCCGTCTGGAGAAGGGCCGCGTGGTGGCCCGCTCCGAGTACGACCAGGCCCAGGCCCGCCTGCGCAAGGCCCAGGCCGCCCACGAGAACTCACGGCGCGTGCTGGAGGCGCGCCGCGCCGCCCTGGAACTGGCCCGCGCCAACGTGGAATACACCGTGATCCGCGCCCCCTTCGACGCCGTGGTGCTCACCAAGAGCGCCGACGTGGGCGACATCGTCACGCCCATCGGGGCCTCCTCCACCTCCAAGGCCTCGGTGGTGACCATCGCGGACCTGGGCTCGCTCCAGGTGGAGGCCGACGTGTCGGAATCCAACCTCTCCAAGGTGCGCGCGGGGCAGCCCGTGGAGATCATGCTGGACGCCTACGGCGAGGAACGCTTCCCGGGGCGCGTGCACATGATCGTGCCCACGGCCGACAAGACCAAGGCCACCGTGCTCGTGAAGGTGCGCTTCGACGCCCTGGACGAGCGCATCCTGCCCCAGATGAGCGCCAAGGTGGCCTTCCTGGAGCGCAGGCCCGAGCCCGGCGAGACCGCGCCCCGCCTGGCCGTGCCCGCCAAGGCCCTGACGGAACGCGGCGGCGCGCGGGCGGTGTTCGTCCTGCGCGAGGGCCGCGCGCGCCTCACCCCCGTCACCGTGGGAGCGGGCCTGGGCGACATGGCCGAGATCCTTTCCGGCCTGGCCGCCGGGGACAAGGTGGTGCTCTCCCCGCCGGACTCCCTGCGCGACGGCGACGCCCTCAAGACGGCCGGGCAATGA
- a CDS encoding ABC transporter permease, translating into MAVPLSYSWRNLLTRRATTALTAGGMALVVFVFAATLMLAEGLRRTLVATGSPDNVVVLRKSSETEVQSSLERSAASVAATRPEIAQDASGALDAAREVVVLFVMPKRTGSSSNVVIRGTERASLGLRPQVRLAQGRLPRPGSTEIMVGESVREKFAGVALGQSLSFGQRSWTVVGVFDAGSTGFASEIWGDAEQLMQAFRRNAYSVVVARLREPGLFESYRAAVEGDPRLQAEVRPERKYYEDQSKALSKFLKVLGVSLTAIFSIGAMLGAMITMFSAVAGRVGEIGALRALGFGRRAILLAFLAEAALLGGLGGAVGLFFAAFLSFLSFSTTNFQTFAELAFRFTLTGEIAAWSMGFALFMGLAGGVLPALRAARMNIVEALRSG; encoded by the coding sequence GTGGCGGTTCCCCTCAGCTATTCGTGGCGCAACCTGCTCACGCGCCGGGCCACCACGGCCCTCACGGCAGGGGGCATGGCCCTGGTGGTGTTCGTGTTCGCGGCCACGCTCATGCTGGCCGAGGGCCTGCGCCGCACGCTGGTGGCCACGGGCAGCCCGGACAACGTGGTGGTGCTGCGCAAAAGCTCCGAGACGGAGGTGCAGTCCTCCCTGGAGCGCTCCGCCGCCAGCGTGGCGGCCACGCGCCCGGAGATCGCCCAGGACGCCTCCGGGGCGCTGGATGCCGCGCGCGAGGTGGTGGTGCTCTTCGTGATGCCCAAACGCACGGGCAGCTCCTCCAACGTGGTGATCCGGGGCACGGAGCGCGCCTCGCTGGGGCTTCGGCCCCAGGTGCGCCTCGCGCAAGGGCGCCTGCCCCGGCCCGGGTCTACGGAGATCATGGTGGGCGAAAGCGTGCGGGAGAAGTTCGCGGGGGTGGCCCTGGGCCAGAGCCTCTCCTTCGGCCAGCGCTCCTGGACGGTGGTGGGCGTGTTCGACGCGGGCAGCACGGGCTTCGCATCGGAGATCTGGGGCGACGCCGAGCAGCTGATGCAGGCCTTCCGGCGCAACGCCTACTCGGTGGTGGTGGCCCGGCTGCGCGAGCCCGGGCTCTTCGAGTCCTACCGGGCCGCCGTGGAGGGCGACCCCCGTCTCCAGGCCGAGGTGCGCCCGGAGCGCAAGTACTACGAGGACCAGTCCAAGGCGCTCTCCAAGTTCCTCAAGGTGCTTGGTGTGTCGCTCACGGCCATCTTCTCCATCGGGGCCATGCTGGGGGCCATGATCACCATGTTCTCGGCCGTGGCCGGGCGCGTTGGCGAGATCGGGGCCTTGCGGGCGCTGGGGTTCGGCCGCCGGGCCATCCTGCTGGCGTTCCTGGCCGAGGCGGCGCTTCTGGGCGGGCTTGGCGGCGCGGTGGGGCTCTTCTTCGCGGCGTTCCTCTCGTTCCTTTCATTTTCCACCACCAATTTCCAGACCTTCGCGGAGCTGGCGTTCCGGTTCACGCTCACGGGGGAGATCGCGGCGTGGTCCATGGGATTCGCGCTGTTCATGGGGCTTGCCGGGGGGGTGCTTCCGGCGCTTCGCGCCGCGCG